A stretch of Porites lutea chromosome 5, jaPorLute2.1, whole genome shotgun sequence DNA encodes these proteins:
- the LOC140936534 gene encoding uncharacterized protein isoform X3: MFGSSLDDDEGDFMSTATRGSSKLASLFGQDRASFSGGNESLTYTAPKQPKKEKPAAAQSGGDTSVLSPTAVHAYKYVNGQYASQGKLGAAVLANHAANDYRIFIYAAKKQQVTTGKIHGNFSFTVQGNNYASFYDDQRQTWSLCFDSEKTISDFAKQVGLSKFNSAPTTLCTQDLIPGDGQAIELGDALEVKYTGWLWKNHNFGNVFDGNTETDKTFKFKTGKGKVIKGWEQGVIGMKKGGKRLIAIPSSLAYGEKGVSGRVPPNSPLLFEVDVLRIKSNRDSSESPLTVQEPTVSSQSNSEQLPDILSEPSGTRKRSTDSAASHMSVPADSSIKGRTASINEQLSQSPGKGTDKARLLARMSKMGKNPLSLPGAVVAEPEYDAYMGEPEQEVPPSPEPAVRDTRSESNATSPPTINSNPHPSPRAKPQPPPRPVQVHPEVHQTMHNPAPTAQTLQQPVINPQPVMNPQPLMPSAFTPQPQPQQSLALYQPPAPSSMGYPMMGPQPQFITPPYSVPPPPPPPAQPTASDAMVPVLMAETRQQQGEIRMSIGKLSDKIDDLSNKVERHFQSSSQLAGPLTPAGQIGIGAFGNPQAALEASVLVHNVTRIAQENEKFKAESAEKTRKIEMLNDKISELLQKNQRFVEQSNTMLEQRSDSLQVNTAQSQARVLSLEQEKISMSGELTTAKTHLASLQNEVASLRQREAELSSQLSKVTAESDKYKNELTHTKDSHTESTEETEKLKKTLKEEKQAKKRLESKVDHIEEELNDLKHEKESLEKTLGERKKKHAADKKKFEDELEELRSQQEEEIIFLKEKHRKEQKSSGTVTAQQVAQAESDLEKRWTEKADKMVAQAEEKWKRRFQEVTDEKEEANMKLAELQGKYSTAKASEDAKDEKIKDLQEKIEDLEGIQEKYTKLQSLQGNKDSELEELKSSKQELDALQAKYQEVRSRTLKMKEQYEEQLASAEEERESAVSEAYAKGLKEGKEQAGSDKQQAPVNLTDEIKRIMNTVFYMLRNEFEADESYTGSDIMTVILKTIKEVTIKLMSGETAQKEESEEEEEEEEEEEEEEEEEEEEEEKEHKEDEKLGSEGKYHSEGEDEDKLEVTEKYPAVKQGVDEIDDEEEDDEKDTNNVGKVVNDKTQIEGTEEENGGEYKDEEDSSGPKVDEAEEKELEEEIKQETKSVDADLALDESNEEIPQKQNTDNTDNVSEDEFLQGNLVDVPSLEELSAEADKESSTTEVDKTSPEITAQPVPDESKDIFSSAISEEEEKNKVAEEKEEQVTKEQGTQEVQKDTNQSISEDKLKSLFSDDDHDDVEATFGSLTKKKEEEKPDSPPPRAVPPPLFDDDDDDDLDWFK; this comes from the exons TACAGAATATTTATATATGCAGCCAAAAAACAGCAAGTTACAACAGGCAAAATCCATGGAAACTTTTCATTCACA gttcAAGGAAACAATTATGCAAGCTTTTATGATGACCAGAGACAAACATGGTCACTTTGTTTTGACTCAGAAAAGACAATTTCAGACTTTGCTAAGCAG GTTGGATTGTCCAAGTTCAACTCTGCTCCTACAACTCTTTGCACACAAGACCTTATTCCTGGTGATGGGCAG GCAATTGAACTAGGAGATGCTTTGGAAGTCAAATACACAGGGTGGTTATGGAAAAATCATAATTTTGGAAAT GTATTTGATGGCAATACTGAGACTGATAAGACGTTTAAATTCAAGACAGGAAAGGGAAAGGTTATCAAG gGATGGGAGCAAGGTGTAATAGGCATGAAGAAAGGTGGTAAAAGGCTTATCGCTATTCCTTCGTCCCTGGCTTATGGTGAAAAG GGAGTGAGTGGCAGAGTTCCTCCTAATTCCCCACTCTTGTTTGAAGTAGACGTTCTTAGG ATCAAATCTAATAGAGATTCAAGTGAGTCTCCACTGACAGTTCAAGAGCCCACAGTCAGTTCCCAGAGCAACTCTGAACAACTTCCTGATATACTGTCTGAGCCAAGTGGTACCAGAAAACGCTCCACAGACTCTGCTGCCTCCCATATGAG TGTACCAGCTGATAGTAGCATAAAGGGGAGAACAGCTTCCATCAATGAACAACTTTCTCAG TCTCCTGGGAAAGGCACAGACAAAGCTCGTTTGCTTGCCAGAATGTCTAAAATGGGTAAGAATCCATTGTCTCTTCCTGGAGCAGTTGTGGCTGAACCAGAATATGATGCTTACATGGGCGAACCAGAGCAG GAGGTGCCCCCCAGTCCAGAGCCAGCTGTTCGTGACACAAGATCAGAGAGTAACGCAACAAGCCCTCCAACTATCAACTCCAATCCACATCCCAGCCCACGGGCCAAGCCTCAACCACCCCCCAGACCTGTTCAAGTTCATCCTGAAGTCCATCAGACAATGCACAATCCAGCTCCAACTGCACAGACATTGCAGCAACCTGTAATCAACCCACAACCAGTAATGAATCCACAACCACTGATGCCGTCAGCCTTCACACCACAACCACAACCACAACAGTCACTTGCTTTGTATCAG CCTCCGGCTCCCAGTAGCATGGGATATCCCATGATGGGTCCCCAGCCACAGTTTATTACCCCTCCATATTCTGTACCCCCTCCGCCACCCCCTCCGGCACAGCCCACTGCTAGTGATGCCATGGTCCCTGTACTTATGGCTGAGACTCGGCAACAGCAAGGAGAGATCCGCATGTCTATTGGCAAACTGTCAGACAAGATTGACGACCTTTCTAATAAG GTTGAACGTCATTTCCAAAGTTCATCTCAGTTAGCTGGACCCTTAACTCCAGCTGGTCAGATAGGAATTGGTGCTTTTGGTAATCCACAAGCTGCATTAGAGGCTTCTGTTTTAGTTCACAATGTCACCAGAATAGCGCAG GAAAACGAGAAATTCAAAGCTGAAAGTGCTGAGAAAACGAGGAAGATTGAGATGCTAAACGACAAGATTTCAGAGTTACTACAAAAAAATCAGAG ATTTGTGGAACAAAGCAACACGATGTTGGAACAGAGAAGTGACTCGCTGCAAGTCAACACAGCGCAATCGCAAGCCCGAGTGTTGTCGTTAGAGCAAGAAAAg ATCTCAATGAGTGGTGAACTGACAACAGCTAAGACGCACTTAGCATCACTCCAGAATGAAGTGGCATCTCTTCGCCAGAGAGAAGCAGAGCTTAGCAGCCAGCTCAGCAAAGTGACTGCAGAATCAGACAAGTACAAAAACGAACTGACTCACACTAAAGACTCACACACAG AAAGTACTGAGGAAACTgagaaactgaagaaaactCTTAAGGAagaaaagcaagcaaagaaaagacTAGAAAGCAAAGTTGACCACATCGAAGAGGAACTCAATGATCTAAAACACGAAAAGGAGAGTTTAGAAAAG ACTCTGGGCGAgcggaaaaaaaaacacgcagCGGACAAGAAAAAGTTTGAAGACGAACTTGAGGAGCTACGGTCTCAGCAAGAG GAGGagattattttcttaaaagaaaaacatagaaaagaGCAAAAAAGCAGCGGAACAGTGACAGCCCAACAG GTGGCCCAAGCTGAATCGGACCTTGAGAAAAGATGGACAGAGAAGGCAGATAAAATGGTTGCCCAAGCGGAGGAGAAATGGAAAAGAAGATTCCAGGAGGTTACAGATGAAAAAGAAGAGGCAAACATGAAACTTGCAGAGCTTCAAGGGAAG TATTCTACAGCAAAGGCGAGTGAAGACGCCAAAGATGAAAAGATTAAAGACCTCCAAGAAAAAATAGAAGATCTTGAAGGAATACAAGAAaag TATACAAAGCTACAATCTTTGCAAGGTAATAAAGATTCTGAGTTGGAAGAACTAAAATCCTCAAAACAGGAGCTAGATGCACTTCAGGCTAAG TATCAAGAGGTGCGCTCCAGAacactgaaaatgaaagaaCAATATGAGGAACAACTTGCATCAGCTGAGGAG GAGCGCGAATCCGCTGTGTCAGAAGCTTACGCTAAAGGTTTGAAGGAAGGGAAAGAACAGGCGGGCAGCGATAAGCAACAAGCCCCTGTCAACTTGACTGATGAA ATAAAGCGTATAATGAATACAGTGTTCTACATGCTAAGGAACGAATTTGAGGCAGATGAAAGTTACACGGGCTCGGATATAATGACAGTTatactgaaaactatcaag GAGGTAACGATAAAACTTATGAGTGGAGAAACTGCGCAGAAAGAAGAGagcgaagaagaagaggaagaagaagaagaagaagaagaggaggaggaggaagaggaggaggaggaagagaagGAGCATAAAGAGGATGAGAAACTAGGAAGCGAAGGGAAGTATCACAGCGAAGGAGAAGATGAAGACAAACTGGAAGTAACGGAGAAATATCCAGCTGTTAAACAAGGTGTGGATGAAATCGACGACGAAGAAGAGGACGATGAAAAAGATACTAACAATGTGGGCAAAGTAGTTAATGATAAAACACAAATTGAAGGCACTGAGGAAGAAAATGGTGGAGAATACAAAGACGAAGAAGACTCAAGTGGACCGAAAGTGGATGAAGCAGAGgaaaaagaacttgaagaagAGATAAAACAAGAAACCAAGTCAGTAGACGCTGATCTAGCTTTGGATGAATCAAATGAGGAAAtaccacaaaaacaaaacactgaTAATACAGACAATGTTTCCGAGGATGAATTTTTGCAAGGGAATCTTGTAGATGTACCTTCTCTCGAGGAACTTTCTGCTGAAGCAGATAAGGAGTCCTCTACAACTGAAGTAGATAAAACTAGCCCTGAAATCACTGCACAACCAGTGCCAGACGAAAGTAAGGATATATTTTCGTCTGCAATTTCAGAGgaagaggaaaaaaacaaagtagCTGAAGAAAAGGAAGAGCAAGTGACGAAAGAACAGGGAACCCAAG aagTCCAAAAAGACACGAATCAAAGCATTAGTGAAGACAAATTGAAATC ATTGTTTAGTGATGACGATCATGACGATGTAGAAGCAACGTTTGGCTCATtgacgaaaaagaaagaagaggaaaaaccg gaTTCTCCACCTCCGCGAGCTGTCCCTCCGCCATTAttcgatgatgacgatgatgatgacctTGACTGGTTCAAGTGA
- the LOC140936534 gene encoding uncharacterized protein isoform X4 produces the protein MFGSSLDDDEGDFMSTATRGSSKLASLFGQDRASFSGGNESLTYTAPKQPKKEKPAAQSGGDTSVLSPTAVHAYKYVNGQYASQGKLGAAVLANHAANDYRIFIYAAKKQQVTTGKIHGNFSFTVQGNNYASFYDDQRQTWSLCFDSEKTISDFAKQVGLSKFNSAPTTLCTQDLIPGDGQAIELGDALEVKYTGWLWKNHNFGNVFDGNTETDKTFKFKTGKGKVIKGWEQGVIGMKKGGKRLIAIPSSLAYGEKGVSGRVPPNSPLLFEVDVLRIKSNRDSSESPLTVQEPTVSSQSNSEQLPDILSEPSGTRKRSTDSAASHMSVPADSSIKGRTASINEQLSQSPGKGTDKARLLARMSKMGKNPLSLPGAVVAEPEYDAYMGEPEQEVPPSPEPAVRDTRSESNATSPPTINSNPHPSPRAKPQPPPRPVQVHPEVHQTMHNPAPTAQTLQQPVINPQPVMNPQPLMPSAFTPQPQPQQSLALYQPPAPSSMGYPMMGPQPQFITPPYSVPPPPPPPAQPTASDAMVPVLMAETRQQQGEIRMSIGKLSDKIDDLSNKVERHFQSSSQLAGPLTPAGQIGIGAFGNPQAALEASVLVHNVTRIAQENEKFKAESAEKTRKIEMLNDKISELLQKNQRFVEQSNTMLEQRSDSLQVNTAQSQARVLSLEQEKISMSGELTTAKTHLASLQNEVASLRQREAELSSQLSKVTAESDKYKNELTHTKDSHTESTEETEKLKKTLKEEKQAKKRLESKVDHIEEELNDLKHEKESLEKTLGERKKKHAADKKKFEDELEELRSQQEEEIIFLKEKHRKEQKSSGTVTAQQVAQAESDLEKRWTEKADKMVAQAEEKWKRRFQEVTDEKEEANMKLAELQGKYSTAKASEDAKDEKIKDLQEKIEDLEGIQEKYTKLQSLQGNKDSELEELKSSKQELDALQAKYQEVRSRTLKMKEQYEEQLASAEEERESAVSEAYAKGLKEGKEQAGSDKQQAPVNLTDEIKRIMNTVFYMLRNEFEADESYTGSDIMTVILKTIKEVTIKLMSGETAQKEESEEEEEEEEEEEEEEEEEEEEEEKEHKEDEKLGSEGKYHSEGEDEDKLEVTEKYPAVKQGVDEIDDEEEDDEKDTNNVGKVVNDKTQIEGTEEENGGEYKDEEDSSGPKVDEAEEKELEEEIKQETKSVDADLALDESNEEIPQKQNTDNTDNVSEDEFLQGNLVDVPSLEELSAEADKESSTTEVDKTSPEITAQPVPDESKDIFSSAISEEEEKNKVAEEKEEQVTKEQGTQEVQKDTNQSISEDKLKSLFSDDDHDDVEATFGSLTKKKEEEKPDSPPPRAVPPPLFDDDDDDDLDWFK, from the exons TACAGAATATTTATATATGCAGCCAAAAAACAGCAAGTTACAACAGGCAAAATCCATGGAAACTTTTCATTCACA gttcAAGGAAACAATTATGCAAGCTTTTATGATGACCAGAGACAAACATGGTCACTTTGTTTTGACTCAGAAAAGACAATTTCAGACTTTGCTAAGCAG GTTGGATTGTCCAAGTTCAACTCTGCTCCTACAACTCTTTGCACACAAGACCTTATTCCTGGTGATGGGCAG GCAATTGAACTAGGAGATGCTTTGGAAGTCAAATACACAGGGTGGTTATGGAAAAATCATAATTTTGGAAAT GTATTTGATGGCAATACTGAGACTGATAAGACGTTTAAATTCAAGACAGGAAAGGGAAAGGTTATCAAG gGATGGGAGCAAGGTGTAATAGGCATGAAGAAAGGTGGTAAAAGGCTTATCGCTATTCCTTCGTCCCTGGCTTATGGTGAAAAG GGAGTGAGTGGCAGAGTTCCTCCTAATTCCCCACTCTTGTTTGAAGTAGACGTTCTTAGG ATCAAATCTAATAGAGATTCAAGTGAGTCTCCACTGACAGTTCAAGAGCCCACAGTCAGTTCCCAGAGCAACTCTGAACAACTTCCTGATATACTGTCTGAGCCAAGTGGTACCAGAAAACGCTCCACAGACTCTGCTGCCTCCCATATGAG TGTACCAGCTGATAGTAGCATAAAGGGGAGAACAGCTTCCATCAATGAACAACTTTCTCAG TCTCCTGGGAAAGGCACAGACAAAGCTCGTTTGCTTGCCAGAATGTCTAAAATGGGTAAGAATCCATTGTCTCTTCCTGGAGCAGTTGTGGCTGAACCAGAATATGATGCTTACATGGGCGAACCAGAGCAG GAGGTGCCCCCCAGTCCAGAGCCAGCTGTTCGTGACACAAGATCAGAGAGTAACGCAACAAGCCCTCCAACTATCAACTCCAATCCACATCCCAGCCCACGGGCCAAGCCTCAACCACCCCCCAGACCTGTTCAAGTTCATCCTGAAGTCCATCAGACAATGCACAATCCAGCTCCAACTGCACAGACATTGCAGCAACCTGTAATCAACCCACAACCAGTAATGAATCCACAACCACTGATGCCGTCAGCCTTCACACCACAACCACAACCACAACAGTCACTTGCTTTGTATCAG CCTCCGGCTCCCAGTAGCATGGGATATCCCATGATGGGTCCCCAGCCACAGTTTATTACCCCTCCATATTCTGTACCCCCTCCGCCACCCCCTCCGGCACAGCCCACTGCTAGTGATGCCATGGTCCCTGTACTTATGGCTGAGACTCGGCAACAGCAAGGAGAGATCCGCATGTCTATTGGCAAACTGTCAGACAAGATTGACGACCTTTCTAATAAG GTTGAACGTCATTTCCAAAGTTCATCTCAGTTAGCTGGACCCTTAACTCCAGCTGGTCAGATAGGAATTGGTGCTTTTGGTAATCCACAAGCTGCATTAGAGGCTTCTGTTTTAGTTCACAATGTCACCAGAATAGCGCAG GAAAACGAGAAATTCAAAGCTGAAAGTGCTGAGAAAACGAGGAAGATTGAGATGCTAAACGACAAGATTTCAGAGTTACTACAAAAAAATCAGAG ATTTGTGGAACAAAGCAACACGATGTTGGAACAGAGAAGTGACTCGCTGCAAGTCAACACAGCGCAATCGCAAGCCCGAGTGTTGTCGTTAGAGCAAGAAAAg ATCTCAATGAGTGGTGAACTGACAACAGCTAAGACGCACTTAGCATCACTCCAGAATGAAGTGGCATCTCTTCGCCAGAGAGAAGCAGAGCTTAGCAGCCAGCTCAGCAAAGTGACTGCAGAATCAGACAAGTACAAAAACGAACTGACTCACACTAAAGACTCACACACAG AAAGTACTGAGGAAACTgagaaactgaagaaaactCTTAAGGAagaaaagcaagcaaagaaaagacTAGAAAGCAAAGTTGACCACATCGAAGAGGAACTCAATGATCTAAAACACGAAAAGGAGAGTTTAGAAAAG ACTCTGGGCGAgcggaaaaaaaaacacgcagCGGACAAGAAAAAGTTTGAAGACGAACTTGAGGAGCTACGGTCTCAGCAAGAG GAGGagattattttcttaaaagaaaaacatagaaaagaGCAAAAAAGCAGCGGAACAGTGACAGCCCAACAG GTGGCCCAAGCTGAATCGGACCTTGAGAAAAGATGGACAGAGAAGGCAGATAAAATGGTTGCCCAAGCGGAGGAGAAATGGAAAAGAAGATTCCAGGAGGTTACAGATGAAAAAGAAGAGGCAAACATGAAACTTGCAGAGCTTCAAGGGAAG TATTCTACAGCAAAGGCGAGTGAAGACGCCAAAGATGAAAAGATTAAAGACCTCCAAGAAAAAATAGAAGATCTTGAAGGAATACAAGAAaag TATACAAAGCTACAATCTTTGCAAGGTAATAAAGATTCTGAGTTGGAAGAACTAAAATCCTCAAAACAGGAGCTAGATGCACTTCAGGCTAAG TATCAAGAGGTGCGCTCCAGAacactgaaaatgaaagaaCAATATGAGGAACAACTTGCATCAGCTGAGGAG GAGCGCGAATCCGCTGTGTCAGAAGCTTACGCTAAAGGTTTGAAGGAAGGGAAAGAACAGGCGGGCAGCGATAAGCAACAAGCCCCTGTCAACTTGACTGATGAA ATAAAGCGTATAATGAATACAGTGTTCTACATGCTAAGGAACGAATTTGAGGCAGATGAAAGTTACACGGGCTCGGATATAATGACAGTTatactgaaaactatcaag GAGGTAACGATAAAACTTATGAGTGGAGAAACTGCGCAGAAAGAAGAGagcgaagaagaagaggaagaagaagaagaagaagaagaggaggaggaggaagaggaggaggaggaagagaagGAGCATAAAGAGGATGAGAAACTAGGAAGCGAAGGGAAGTATCACAGCGAAGGAGAAGATGAAGACAAACTGGAAGTAACGGAGAAATATCCAGCTGTTAAACAAGGTGTGGATGAAATCGACGACGAAGAAGAGGACGATGAAAAAGATACTAACAATGTGGGCAAAGTAGTTAATGATAAAACACAAATTGAAGGCACTGAGGAAGAAAATGGTGGAGAATACAAAGACGAAGAAGACTCAAGTGGACCGAAAGTGGATGAAGCAGAGgaaaaagaacttgaagaagAGATAAAACAAGAAACCAAGTCAGTAGACGCTGATCTAGCTTTGGATGAATCAAATGAGGAAAtaccacaaaaacaaaacactgaTAATACAGACAATGTTTCCGAGGATGAATTTTTGCAAGGGAATCTTGTAGATGTACCTTCTCTCGAGGAACTTTCTGCTGAAGCAGATAAGGAGTCCTCTACAACTGAAGTAGATAAAACTAGCCCTGAAATCACTGCACAACCAGTGCCAGACGAAAGTAAGGATATATTTTCGTCTGCAATTTCAGAGgaagaggaaaaaaacaaagtagCTGAAGAAAAGGAAGAGCAAGTGACGAAAGAACAGGGAACCCAAG aagTCCAAAAAGACACGAATCAAAGCATTAGTGAAGACAAATTGAAATC ATTGTTTAGTGATGACGATCATGACGATGTAGAAGCAACGTTTGGCTCATtgacgaaaaagaaagaagaggaaaaaccg gaTTCTCCACCTCCGCGAGCTGTCCCTCCGCCATTAttcgatgatgacgatgatgatgacctTGACTGGTTCAAGTGA
- the LOC140937607 gene encoding uncharacterized protein, protein MVSPEQVWPEPFPDWPKAIDDWGWMWPAHIFGFGILFALLTLYALYRLYRFYQAAFVRQRIHLLTVNLELFIAGLGRSLGLFWDPYFSSRSSFANQNLILLISWGVATACITSALSIMLLIFLQTTKTKLGSPTLRNLTFLTIMTLSNIIYMVMTNLIVRFYPQTKVLIFTCHITFSLWGLAISVGYLVAGSRMWRNLKPTLQARYAHRHDQCFLRDARRLKRLFFLMGAASVFGVAKFALSLYVSAGEFGVFSDERYAKHWPWFFIQTTFRILELLLSALVFRIGVKGRKDCDQRVIFARKTIVEKPVKAETAS, encoded by the coding sequence ATGGTTTCACCTGAGCAAGTTTGGCCCGAGCCATTCCCAGATTGGCCAAAAGCCATTGATGATTGGGGCTGGATGTGGCCAGCTCATATCTTTGGATTTGGCATTCTGTTCGCTCTGTTAACGTTATACGCATTGTACCGTCTTTATCGATTTTACCAGGCTGCCTTCGTGAGACAGAGGATCCATTTACTGACTGTCAATCTTGAATTGTTTATCGCGGGACTGGGGCGATCCCTCGGGCTCTTTTGGGATCCTTACTTTTCTAGCCGCTCATCGTTTGCCAACCAAAACCTAATTCTTTTGATTTCTTGGGGGGTGGCTACCGCATGTATCACTTCAGCATTAAGCATAATGCTTCTTATTTTCTTGCAAACCACCAAAACCAAACTGGGATCACCGACACTACGAAACTTAACTTTCTTAACTATAATGACGCTTTCGAATATCATTTATATGGTCATGACGAATCTGATTGTACGCTTCTACCCCCAAACTAAAGTACTGATTTTCACGTGCCACATTACTTTCTCTCTCTGGGGTCTAGCTATTTCTGTGGGTTATTTGGTCGCAGGCTCAAGGATGTGGAGAAATCTCAAGCCTACGTTACAAGCTCGCTACGCACACAGGCATGATCAATGCTTCCTTCGTGATGCGCGAAGATTGAAGCGGCTGTTTTTCCTCATGGGTGCTGCATCTGTTTTCGGTGTTGCCAAGTTTGCCTTGTCTTTATACGTCAGTGCTGGCGAATTTGGAGTCTTCTCAGACGAACGCTACGCTAAACACTGGCCATGGTTCTTCATACAAACAACTTTCAGAATACTTGAGCTTCTACTGAGTGCTTTGGTGTTTCGTATCGGGGTCAAAGGCCGAAAAGATTGCGATCAGCGCGTCATCTTTGCGAGAAAAACCATTGTTGAAAAACCAGTTAAAGCGGAAACGGCATCATAA